One window from the genome of Paramisgurnus dabryanus chromosome 20, PD_genome_1.1, whole genome shotgun sequence encodes:
- the LOC135786968 gene encoding uncharacterized protein isoform X1, with protein MEKTWMYNDRGNSRRRALRLVGKLMENEHHREGAMNDETTGYVDDAEESDMQISDESDEDLVDGIDDEEVHEKTAASVKDLPDLGEQCSEMDGDLQSSLADWAIEFGISLIALSALLSILKIYHPSLPKDGRTLLKTNLSFKISSVAGGMFHYCGILNSIRTILDAIWSNVPDRHVFKLQLNFDGLPLFKSTSTQFWPILGLLQGYTKKPILIGLFCGTSKPNSLNEYLHDLVQELKLLKDGFLFKQKTFFLNVGSVVCDTPARAFIRGVKSHTAYYGCDKCHQLGVRKSNRMTFPEVNARRRTDDSFRQETDEEHHVQHSPFTEVGIDMITCFPYDYMHLVCLGVMRRLLDLWISTTGPMHCRISSSQASMVSDRLLALRNYIPTEFARRPRALIERCRWKATELRQFLLYTGPVVLRGVLQPQIYDNFMLLSVGVYILASPKYCLELNDLAKTLLVSFVEHFGQLYGEEFLVYNVHGLVHLSEDVKVHGNLDLISAFPFESFLGKLKKLVRGPLNPLTQVMRRLSEMENGSYSPDVKEATQKLENEHMDGPVPECFSRQVRQYKGLVSDDVVVKVKERDCCIKIENKLVLVQNIVEDKGVVYIVANEYKQVEHFFKYPIDSRELGIYVVSNLSTNIKSFMIRNKPQKFVRLPFQNRFVVVPLLH; from the coding sequence ATGGAAAAAACTTGGATGTACAATGATAGGGGTAATTCACGAAGAAGGGCATTAAGGCTAGTCGGTAAACTAATGGAAAATGAGCACCATAGGGAAGGAGCCATGAATGATGAGACAACTGGTTATGTTGATGATGCAGAGGAATCTGACATGCAAATTAGTGATGAAAGTGATGAGGATCTAGTTGATGGCATTGATGATGAGGAAGTACATGAAAAGACTGCAGCTTCTGTTAAAGATCTTCCTGATCTTGGAGAACAGTGTAGTGAGATGGATGGTGATTTGCAGAGTTCTCTGGCAGACTGGGCAATTGAATTTGGAATATCTCTTATAGCTCTGTCAGCGCTTCTCAGTATCCTCAAAATCTATCATCCCTCTCTACCAAAGGATGGACGAACGTTGCTGAAAACAAATTTAAGCTTTAAAATTAGCAGTGTAGCTGGTGGAATGTTCCATTATTGTGGAATTCTGAATTCTATTAGGACAATTCTAGATGCAATTTGGTCTAATGTGCCAGACAGACATGTTTTTAAACTACAGTTGAATTTTGATGGTCTGCCCCTCTTCAAGAGTACTTCTACACAGTTTTGGCCAATTCTTGGTTTGTTGCAAGGATACACCAAGAAACCAATTTTGATTGGATTGTTTTGTGGTACTTCTAAGCCAAATTCATTGAATGAATATCTTCATGATCTGGTTCAAGAGCTGAAATTGTTGAAAGATGGGTTTCTATTCAAGCAGAAAACCTTCTTTTTGAATGTTGGTTCTGTTGTGTGTGACACCCCAGCCCGAGCCTTCATCAGAGGTGTAAAGTCCCACACTGCATATTATGGATGTGACAAGTGTCACCAATTAGGTGTCCGAAAATCAAATAGAATGACATTTCCTGAGGTCAATGCAAGGCGCAGAACTGATGATAGTTTTAGGCAAGAAACAGATGAAGAACACCATGTCCAACACTCACCTTTTACAGAGGTTGGCATTGACATGATCACTTGTTTTCCATACGATTATATGCATCTTGTTTGTCTGGGTGTAATGAGGCGTCTCTTAGACTTGTGGATCAGCACCACTGGTCCCATGCACTGTCGCATTTCATCTAGTCAAGCTTCCATGGTTTCAGACAGACTTCTTGCACTGAGAAATTACATACCAACCGAGTTTGCTCGAAGGCCACGGGCTCTGATTGAACGATGTAGGTGGAAAGCCACCGAACTACGCCAATTCTTGCTGTACACTGGTCCAGTTGTGCTGAGAGGTGTTCTACAGCCTCAGATCTATGACAACTTCATGCTGTTGTCAGTAGGTGTGTACATTTTGGCAAGTCCAAAATATTGTTTGGAGTTGAATGACTTGGCTAAAACTCTGTTGGTGTCATTCGTTGAACACTTTGGCCAGCTTTACGGTGAGGAGTTTTTGGTTTATAATGTTCATGGTCTGGTGCATCTCAGTGAAGATGTCAAAGTCCACGGCAATTTAGACCTTATATCAGCATTTCCCTTTGAGAGCTTCTTaggaaaactaaaaaaattgGTTCGAGGGCCACTTAATCCTTTGACTCAGGTAATGCGCAGATTATCAGAGATGGAAAATGGCAGCTACAGTCCTGATGTTAAAGAGGCAACTCAAAaactggaaaatgagcacaTGGATGGGCCAGTACCAGAATGCTTCTCACGACAAGTTCGTCAATATAAAGGGCTTGTTTCAGATGATGTAGTTGTGAAGGTCAAAGAGAGAGATTGTTGCATCAAAATTGAAAACAAGTTGGTGTTGGTCCAGAACATTGTTGAGGATAAAGGAGTAGTGTACATTGTGGCCAATGAATACAAACAGGTGGAACACTTCTTTAAATATCCTATTGACTCAAGAGAGCTGGGAATTTATGTTGTTTCTAACCTCTCTACTAACATCAAAAGTTTCATGATTCGAAATAAGCCCCAGAAGTTTGTGAGATTACCATTCCAAAACCGATTTGTTGTTGTTCCACTATTGCATTGA
- the LOC135786968 gene encoding uncharacterized protein isoform X2, whose protein sequence is MIGMFHIVVFDNTNEVEVVPSSWIKNGECMWPPNKIDIAKAVKLQECPGDEWKPHKARIIFTSNDYNEARRKLPQAVDHTDIGSDGGNSPIQFKRKRIPKNNIFPGEDDDEMENTLKEKKSKKGKLPNAPKIMRQHKGPALEPVKQNSPKLHQRDHRASQVHPKGHSAADLHPKANSTFDLHRRGHSSPELFPSDDSTPELYPRGHSSPELFPSDDCTPELYPRGHSSPEPNPRGLNSHKLHSSQHYSSKLSSSKHTITERCTSRHVSPEIRPLRHASSEIHTSSNTSSKISRTNHASREILRSCHASSDIRRPRPCHTAPSPDPLKHTEPHQSREQTSSLQSSLLRNILTKQEMVMDQLRIIFKTLQSMKSTDESQTDLAQNVLPLKDVSSLQDIEEQLRSNPDLQKQLVHALALKGGVDVHECIWRIMHGLVTNDLAKKINMRGINGKIGFQRLRLRDVVIAAVRRNHLTSAATEKEIDSNIKRWLYLAPDRDGGRRERMKRKERQESTTG, encoded by the exons ATGATAGGG ATGTTTCACATAGTTGTTTTTGACAACACCAATGAGGTAGAAGTTGTGCCTTCCAGCTGGATAAAAAATGGAGAGTGCATGTGGCCTccaaataaaatagatatagcAAAAGCTGTAAAATTGCAAGAATGTCCTGGAGATGAATGGAAGCCCCATAAGGCCAGAATTATATTCACATCCA ATGACTACAATGAAGCTAGAAGAAAACTTCCTCAAGCTGTTGATCACACTGACATTGGAAGTGATGGAGGGAACTCACCAATtcaatttaaaagaaaaagaat ACCGAAAAACAATATTTTCCCTGGAGAGGATGACGATGAGATGGAAAACACTCTGAAAGAAAAAAAGTCAAAGAAAGG AAAGTTGCCCAATGCTCCAAAGATCATGAGGCAGCACAAAGGTCCTGCATTAGAACCAGTAAAGCAAAACAGCCCCAAGCTTCACCAAAGAGACCACAGAGCTTCTCAGGTCCACCCAAAAGGCCACAGTGCCGCTGACCTCCACCCAAAAGCCAACAGCACTTTTGACCTCCATCGAAGAGGCCACAGCAGTCCTGAGCTTTTTCCAAGTGACGACAGCACTCCTGAGCTCTACCCAAGAGGCCATAGCAGTCCTGAGCTTTTTCCAAGTGACGACTGCACTCCTGAGCTCTACCCAAGAGGCCATAGCAGTCCTGAGCCCAACCCAAGAGGCCTCAACAGTCATAAGCTCCATTCAAGTCAGCACTATAGCAGCAAGTTATCTTCAAGCAAGCACACCATCACTGAGCGCTGTACATCGAGGCACGTCAGTCCTGAGATCCGTCCATTAAGGCATGCCAGCAGTGAGATTCACACATCAAGCAACACCAGCAGTAAGATAAGCAGAACAAATCATGCCAGCAGGGAAATTCTTAGATCATGCCATGCCAGCTCTGATATCCGTAGACCAAGACCATGCCACACTGCACCTTCTCCAGACCCATTGAAACATACTGAGCCACACCAGTCCAGGGAGCAAACATCTAGTTTGCAATCAT CCCTCCTGCGTAATATATTAACAAAACAGGAAATGGTGATGGACCAACTGCGAATCATCTTCAAGACCCTGCAAAGTATGAAATCGACTGATGAGTCACAGACAGACCTGGCTCAAAATGTGTTGCCACTTAAAGATGTCAGTTCTCTTCAGGACATAGAGGAACAACTGCGAAGTAATCCTGACCTCCAGAAACAGTTG GTACACGCACTGGCTCTCAAAGGTGGGGTGGATGTTCATGAGTGCATTTGGAGGATTATGCATGGACTGGTTACTAACGATTTGGCCAAAAAAATCAATATGAGAGGAATAAATGGAAAAATTGGTTTCCAGCGTTTGCGTTTACGGGATGTTGTGATTG CGGCTGTGAGGCGTAACCACCTGACGTCTGCGGCCACAGAAAAGGAAATCGATTCCAACATTAAGAGATGGCTATATCTGGCCCCGGATAGGGATGGTGGCAGAAGAGAACGGATGAAGAGAAAAGAGCGTCAGGAGAGTACAACTGGTTAA
- the LOC135786968 gene encoding uncharacterized protein isoform X3, with protein MFHIVVFDNTNEVEVVPSSWIKNGECMWPPNKIDIAKAVKLQECPGDEWKPHKARIIFTSNDYNEARRKLPQAVDHTDIGSDGGNSPIQFKRKRIPKNNIFPGEDDDEMENTLKEKKSKKGKLPNAPKIMRQHKGPALEPVKQNSPKLHQRDHRASQVHPKGHSAADLHPKANSTFDLHRRGHSSPELFPSDDSTPELYPRGHSSPELFPSDDCTPELYPRGHSSPEPNPRGLNSHKLHSSQHYSSKLSSSKHTITERCTSRHVSPEIRPLRHASSEIHTSSNTSSKISRTNHASREILRSCHASSDIRRPRPCHTAPSPDPLKHTEPHQSREQTSSLQSSLLRNILTKQEMVMDQLRIIFKTLQSMKSTDESQTDLAQNVLPLKDVSSLQDIEEQLRSNPDLQKQLVHALALKGGVDVHECIWRIMHGLVTNDLAKKINMRGINGKIGFQRLRLRDVVIAAVRRNHLTSAATEKEIDSNIKRWLYLAPDRDGGRRERMKRKERQESTTG; from the exons ATGTTTCACATAGTTGTTTTTGACAACACCAATGAGGTAGAAGTTGTGCCTTCCAGCTGGATAAAAAATGGAGAGTGCATGTGGCCTccaaataaaatagatatagcAAAAGCTGTAAAATTGCAAGAATGTCCTGGAGATGAATGGAAGCCCCATAAGGCCAGAATTATATTCACATCCA ATGACTACAATGAAGCTAGAAGAAAACTTCCTCAAGCTGTTGATCACACTGACATTGGAAGTGATGGAGGGAACTCACCAATtcaatttaaaagaaaaagaat ACCGAAAAACAATATTTTCCCTGGAGAGGATGACGATGAGATGGAAAACACTCTGAAAGAAAAAAAGTCAAAGAAAGG AAAGTTGCCCAATGCTCCAAAGATCATGAGGCAGCACAAAGGTCCTGCATTAGAACCAGTAAAGCAAAACAGCCCCAAGCTTCACCAAAGAGACCACAGAGCTTCTCAGGTCCACCCAAAAGGCCACAGTGCCGCTGACCTCCACCCAAAAGCCAACAGCACTTTTGACCTCCATCGAAGAGGCCACAGCAGTCCTGAGCTTTTTCCAAGTGACGACAGCACTCCTGAGCTCTACCCAAGAGGCCATAGCAGTCCTGAGCTTTTTCCAAGTGACGACTGCACTCCTGAGCTCTACCCAAGAGGCCATAGCAGTCCTGAGCCCAACCCAAGAGGCCTCAACAGTCATAAGCTCCATTCAAGTCAGCACTATAGCAGCAAGTTATCTTCAAGCAAGCACACCATCACTGAGCGCTGTACATCGAGGCACGTCAGTCCTGAGATCCGTCCATTAAGGCATGCCAGCAGTGAGATTCACACATCAAGCAACACCAGCAGTAAGATAAGCAGAACAAATCATGCCAGCAGGGAAATTCTTAGATCATGCCATGCCAGCTCTGATATCCGTAGACCAAGACCATGCCACACTGCACCTTCTCCAGACCCATTGAAACATACTGAGCCACACCAGTCCAGGGAGCAAACATCTAGTTTGCAATCAT CCCTCCTGCGTAATATATTAACAAAACAGGAAATGGTGATGGACCAACTGCGAATCATCTTCAAGACCCTGCAAAGTATGAAATCGACTGATGAGTCACAGACAGACCTGGCTCAAAATGTGTTGCCACTTAAAGATGTCAGTTCTCTTCAGGACATAGAGGAACAACTGCGAAGTAATCCTGACCTCCAGAAACAGTTG GTACACGCACTGGCTCTCAAAGGTGGGGTGGATGTTCATGAGTGCATTTGGAGGATTATGCATGGACTGGTTACTAACGATTTGGCCAAAAAAATCAATATGAGAGGAATAAATGGAAAAATTGGTTTCCAGCGTTTGCGTTTACGGGATGTTGTGATTG CGGCTGTGAGGCGTAACCACCTGACGTCTGCGGCCACAGAAAAGGAAATCGATTCCAACATTAAGAGATGGCTATATCTGGCCCCGGATAGGGATGGTGGCAGAAGAGAACGGATGAAGAGAAAAGAGCGTCAGGAGAGTACAACTGGTTAA